In Salinigranum marinum, one DNA window encodes the following:
- a CDS encoding alcohol dehydrogenase catalytic domain-containing protein — MNAVVLDEWGGELAVEEVDRPDPGPGEVRVDVRACAVTRTIENAVQGGLSDDPALTPRIPGHEFTGVVDAVGDGVSLDVGDRVLAYFYLVCGTCDHCRRGEANRCTGFEGWYGVNCDGAYAEYAILPAGNALPLGETGFAAGAVAADGLATPLHVCERVGVDDTDTVLVVGAAGRIGVHLSQLAALRGAHVVAADVAPDRLAHVDDVTPDAVVPVDASSDEFVARVREATPADEGPTVVVDTVGDVDTLHNAFAALAMGGQVVSLTTHHDRVFDAPMKEYVVKEASFVGSRYATKDQVVRAARLFADGRIQPVVRRRVGLDEVPAVHRELRRNETFGTTVVEP, encoded by the coding sequence ATGAACGCCGTCGTGCTCGACGAGTGGGGCGGCGAACTCGCCGTCGAGGAGGTCGACCGACCCGACCCGGGCCCCGGTGAGGTCCGCGTCGACGTCCGCGCCTGTGCCGTGACCCGAACGATCGAAAACGCCGTCCAGGGCGGACTCTCCGACGACCCGGCGCTCACGCCGCGGATCCCTGGCCACGAGTTCACCGGCGTCGTCGACGCCGTCGGCGACGGCGTCTCGCTCGACGTGGGCGACCGCGTCCTGGCGTACTTCTACCTCGTCTGCGGCACGTGCGACCACTGCCGCCGCGGCGAGGCGAACCGCTGTACCGGGTTCGAAGGCTGGTACGGCGTGAACTGCGACGGTGCGTACGCGGAGTACGCGATCCTCCCCGCGGGGAACGCGCTTCCTCTCGGTGAGACGGGGTTCGCCGCGGGTGCCGTCGCCGCCGACGGCCTCGCCACGCCGCTGCACGTCTGCGAGCGGGTCGGCGTCGACGACACCGACACCGTCCTCGTCGTCGGTGCCGCGGGGCGAATCGGCGTCCACCTCTCTCAGTTGGCGGCGCTCCGGGGGGCACACGTCGTCGCCGCCGACGTCGCGCCCGACCGTCTGGCTCACGTCGACGACGTCACGCCCGACGCGGTCGTTCCCGTCGACGCCTCCTCGGACGAGTTCGTCGCGCGGGTCCGCGAGGCGACGCCGGCCGACGAGGGCCCCACGGTCGTCGTCGACACGGTCGGCGACGTCGACACGCTCCACAACGCCTTCGCGGCGCTGGCGATGGGCGGGCAGGTCGTCTCGCTCACGACGCACCACGACCGGGTGTTCGACGCCCCGATGAAGGAGTACGTGGTGAAGGAGGCGTCGTTCGTGGGGTCGCGGTACGCGACGAAGGACCAGGTCGTCCGCGCGGCGCGGCTGTTCGCCGACGGTCGGATCCAGCCGGTCGTCCGCCGGCGGGTCGGCCTGGACGAGGTGCCGGCGGTCCACCGGGAGCTTCGACGGAACGAGACGTTCGGGACGACCGTGGTCGAACCCTGA
- a CDS encoding xanthine dehydrogenase family protein subunit M, translating to MKPTQFAYDRPETVDEALELLDEHHDAELLAGNQSLGIIMANRFASPERLVDINRLDGLAFVDISDDEIEIGAMTRHRTLERHDDLRSVLELVPESAEQIAGPAVRNRGTMGGSIAEADPAGNYPAVLAALGGELHVASVDGERTIPADDYFVGYMFTDLEEHELITSVSFPREPFPQERTGSAFVELKRGSQTWPTVSAATAVRVDDPSRETPLVEESRLAVGNAAGIPLRIDDALAELAGEPLSEDALDSVAEAVREAADPTDEMHADREYKSEMAGEYAIRSLRKSYERACGN from the coding sequence ATGAAGCCCACCCAGTTCGCGTACGACCGCCCCGAGACGGTCGACGAGGCGCTCGAACTCCTCGACGAGCACCACGACGCGGAACTGCTGGCCGGGAACCAGTCGCTGGGGATCATCATGGCGAACCGGTTCGCCTCGCCTGAGCGACTCGTCGACATCAACCGCCTCGACGGCCTCGCGTTCGTCGACATCTCGGACGACGAGATCGAGATCGGGGCGATGACGCGCCACCGGACGCTGGAGCGCCACGACGACCTCCGTTCCGTCCTCGAACTCGTCCCCGAGTCGGCCGAGCAGATCGCCGGGCCCGCCGTCCGAAACCGCGGAACGATGGGCGGGAGCATCGCCGAGGCCGATCCCGCGGGCAACTACCCGGCGGTGCTCGCGGCGCTCGGCGGCGAGCTCCACGTCGCCTCCGTCGACGGCGAGCGAACCATCCCCGCCGACGACTACTTCGTCGGCTACATGTTCACCGATTTAGAGGAACACGAACTCATCACGAGCGTCTCCTTCCCGCGCGAGCCGTTTCCCCAGGAACGGACGGGCAGCGCGTTCGTCGAACTCAAGCGGGGCTCACAGACGTGGCCGACCGTGAGCGCCGCGACGGCGGTCCGAGTCGACGACCCCTCCCGCGAGACACCGCTTGTCGAGGAGTCCCGGCTCGCGGTGGGCAACGCCGCCGGTATCCCGCTCCGGATCGACGACGCCCTGGCCGAGCTGGCGGGCGAACCTCTCTCCGAAGACGCGCTCGATTCGGTCGCCGAGGCGGTCCGCGAGGCCGCCGACCCCACGGACGAGATGCACGCCGACCGTGAGTACAAGTCCGAGATGGCCGGCGAGTACGCGATCCGCTCGCTCCGGAAGTCGTACGAGCGGGCCTGCGGGAACTGA
- a CDS encoding CocE/NonD family hydrolase, translating into MVSEPRYRVHADLDVMIETRDGTRLATDIYRPADPESREPIDEPLPVLLDRTPYGKRGAQGRHGEWYASRGYVVAIQDVRGRFDSEGEFYICATEAEDGADTVEWLSDQAFCDGQVATLGTSYGAWVQNALATQDPEGLAGMFVNMGAANARKATFRHNGAFELRWLCWAFTLGAGFAHESLADPEVQQVFADIDVRDVIEDWPPRRGETALAALPGYDEWAFDIMESGAASDDLWQNPGVNFERYYDESADVPTVYAGGWYDSYTKATCDNYVGLSERKEEDHYLVVGPWTHLARLPGGHDHSDTLLYPPLTWEVPTAGDLAFGEDAIKQYRETRLRFFDQYLKGDSAFEDQPPVQYFLMGTGDGHRTDEGLLFHGGEWRSAEEWPPADTEFTRYYAHADGTLAPEEPGQNESSTSYEFDPLDPVPSVGGNSSSYLTYEPREESVRAYPLGDRKLIDFVGRGPFDQREHDWVWGDGDGEPLEARDDVLTFRTEPLEEAVEIAGPIRVRVYGETDAQDTDFTAKLIDEYPASGEHPDGYALNLCDSICRGRYRGYRDEPDPITPGEVHEYYMEPYPTANVFKQGHRIRLDVSSSNFPRYDVNHNTGGALYGGADDAEPVVATNTVHHSATHPTQVELPLQPR; encoded by the coding sequence ATGGTCTCAGAGCCACGCTACCGCGTCCACGCCGACCTCGACGTGATGATCGAGACGCGCGACGGCACGCGGCTCGCGACGGACATCTACCGCCCGGCCGACCCCGAGAGCCGCGAGCCCATCGACGAGCCCCTGCCCGTCCTCCTCGACCGCACGCCCTACGGCAAGCGTGGCGCACAGGGTCGGCACGGCGAGTGGTACGCCTCCCGAGGGTACGTCGTCGCGATCCAGGACGTGAGAGGGAGATTCGACAGCGAAGGGGAGTTCTACATCTGCGCCACCGAGGCCGAGGACGGCGCGGATACGGTCGAGTGGCTTTCTGACCAGGCGTTCTGCGACGGCCAGGTCGCCACGCTCGGCACCTCCTACGGCGCGTGGGTCCAGAACGCCCTCGCCACCCAGGACCCCGAGGGGCTGGCGGGGATGTTCGTCAACATGGGCGCGGCCAACGCGCGGAAGGCCACGTTCCGACACAACGGCGCGTTCGAACTCCGGTGGCTCTGTTGGGCGTTTACCCTCGGCGCGGGCTTCGCCCACGAGTCGCTGGCGGATCCCGAGGTCCAGCAGGTGTTCGCCGACATCGACGTCCGCGACGTCATCGAAGACTGGCCGCCGCGCCGGGGCGAGACCGCCCTCGCGGCGCTCCCCGGCTACGACGAGTGGGCGTTCGACATCATGGAGTCCGGAGCCGCCAGCGACGACCTCTGGCAGAACCCCGGCGTCAACTTCGAGCGCTACTACGACGAGTCGGCGGACGTCCCGACGGTGTACGCCGGTGGGTGGTACGACTCGTACACCAAGGCGACCTGCGACAACTACGTCGGACTCAGCGAACGAAAGGAAGAAGACCACTACCTCGTCGTCGGGCCCTGGACCCACCTCGCGCGCCTCCCCGGCGGGCACGACCACTCCGACACCCTCCTCTATCCGCCGCTGACGTGGGAGGTTCCGACCGCCGGCGACCTCGCTTTCGGAGAAGATGCGATCAAGCAGTACCGCGAGACGCGCCTGCGCTTCTTCGACCAGTACCTCAAAGGCGACTCCGCGTTCGAGGACCAGCCGCCGGTCCAGTACTTCCTGATGGGGACGGGCGACGGCCACCGAACGGACGAGGGCCTGCTGTTTCACGGCGGCGAGTGGCGCTCCGCCGAGGAGTGGCCGCCCGCCGACACCGAGTTCACGCGCTACTACGCCCACGCCGACGGGACGCTCGCGCCCGAGGAGCCTGGTCAAAATGAGTCGTCGACGAGCTACGAGTTCGATCCCCTCGACCCCGTCCCCTCCGTGGGCGGCAACTCCTCGTCGTACCTCACCTACGAGCCCCGCGAGGAGTCGGTGCGTGCGTACCCGCTCGGGGACCGCAAGCTCATCGACTTCGTCGGGCGCGGCCCGTTCGACCAGCGCGAGCACGACTGGGTGTGGGGAGATGGGGACGGCGAGCCCCTCGAAGCCAGGGACGACGTGCTCACCTTCCGAACCGAACCGCTGGAGGAAGCCGTCGAGATCGCCGGCCCCATCCGCGTCCGGGTTTACGGCGAAACGGACGCGCAGGACACGGACTTCACGGCCAAGCTGATCGACGAGTACCCCGCGAGCGGGGAGCACCCCGACGGCTACGCGCTCAACCTCTGTGACTCGATCTGCCGGGGTCGCTACCGCGGCTACCGCGACGAACCGGACCCGATCACGCCGGGCGAGGTGCACGAGTACTACATGGAGCCGTACCCGACCGCGAACGTCTTCAAGCAAGGCCACCGCATCCGGCTCGACGTCTCCTCGTCGAACTTCCCGCGGTACGACGTCAACCACAACACGGGCGGGGCCCTCTACGGCGGCGCGGACGACGCGGAGCCGGTCGTCGCGACGAACACGGTCCACCACAGCGCGACGCATCCGACGCAGGTCGAACTGCCGCTCCAGCCGCGCTGA
- a CDS encoding (2Fe-2S)-binding protein — protein sequence MSTGTTERDEARPTESVTVTINGEEVSREVEPRLKLSDFLRDEAGLRGVRVGCEHGVCGACTVLMEGDAVKSCLTYAVQADGFEIETVEGLATDGELHPLQEAFHEEHALQCGFCTSGFVMSSVELLRETPDPSRDEVKTALSDNICRCTGYHNIYRAVERAAAELDVRAGPEGE from the coding sequence ATGAGTACGGGTACCACAGAGAGAGATGAGGCTCGCCCGACGGAGTCAGTCACCGTGACGATCAACGGCGAGGAGGTCTCCCGCGAGGTCGAACCCCGGCTGAAGCTCTCCGACTTCCTGCGCGACGAGGCGGGCCTGCGAGGCGTGCGCGTCGGCTGCGAGCACGGCGTCTGCGGCGCGTGCACGGTGCTGATGGAAGGCGACGCGGTGAAGTCCTGTCTCACCTACGCCGTCCAGGCCGACGGCTTCGAGATCGAGACCGTCGAAGGGCTCGCCACTGACGGCGAACTCCACCCCCTCCAGGAGGCGTTCCACGAGGAGCACGCCCTCCAGTGTGGCTTCTGCACCAGCGGGTTCGTGATGTCCTCGGTCGAACTGCTCCGTGAGACGCCCGACCCCTCGCGCGACGAGGTGAAGACCGCGCTGTCGGACAACATCTGTCGCTGCACGGGCTATCACAACATCTACCGCGCGGTCGAGCGGGCCGCCGCCGAACTGGACGTGCGCGCGGGCCCGGAGGGTGAGTGA
- a CDS encoding CaiB/BaiF CoA-transferase family protein — translation MDVDTDMGDARILDGVTVVDLSTFVTGGFCSLMLANQGADVIKVERPDVGDDIRHSGPPFVDGESPYYWTLNYDKRSVELNLKTDAGTEALYDLVADADVFVQNYRPGVADRLGVDYDTLSAVNEGLVYCSISAYGDSGPWSQQPGYDLLIQGMSGIMSVTGEPDPEGRPVKVGLPQTDLITGMWAAFGIVNGLLKREMTGEGEFVELGMLDATLPWLTKQAGKVFAGEEPSRMGTKDPVLAPYQTFRTQDGHLNVACLNQKLWGGFCEAVDRPELADDERFETNADRVEHMSALESEVEEALAAKTTAEWMDVLVEAGIPAGPVQSVEEALYNEQTEARGVVGEVSDDDGERTIPTIEHPLNFRHAESGFRSPPPRLGEHNREVFSEVGYSEERLDELEAAGAFGDREE, via the coding sequence ATGGACGTGGACACGGACATGGGCGACGCACGCATCCTCGACGGCGTGACAGTGGTCGATCTCTCGACGTTCGTCACGGGCGGGTTCTGCTCGCTGATGCTGGCGAACCAGGGCGCGGACGTGATCAAGGTCGAACGCCCCGACGTCGGCGACGATATCCGCCACTCGGGGCCGCCGTTCGTCGACGGCGAGTCCCCCTACTACTGGACGCTCAACTACGACAAGCGCTCGGTGGAGTTGAACCTCAAGACCGACGCGGGCACGGAGGCGCTGTACGACCTCGTCGCCGACGCGGACGTGTTCGTCCAGAACTACCGTCCGGGCGTCGCCGACCGCCTCGGCGTCGACTACGACACCCTCTCGGCGGTGAACGAGGGCCTCGTCTACTGTTCGATCTCCGCGTACGGCGACTCGGGCCCGTGGAGCCAACAGCCCGGCTACGACCTCCTCATCCAGGGCATGAGCGGCATCATGAGCGTCACGGGCGAGCCGGACCCCGAGGGACGCCCGGTGAAGGTCGGCCTCCCCCAGACGGACCTCATCACGGGAATGTGGGCCGCCTTCGGGATCGTGAACGGCCTGCTCAAGCGTGAGATGACCGGCGAGGGCGAGTTCGTCGAACTCGGGATGCTCGACGCGACGCTCCCCTGGCTGACGAAGCAGGCGGGCAAAGTGTTCGCGGGCGAGGAACCCTCGCGCATGGGGACGAAAGACCCCGTGCTCGCGCCGTACCAGACCTTTCGAACCCAGGACGGCCACCTCAACGTCGCCTGTCTCAACCAGAAGCTCTGGGGGGGCTTCTGCGAGGCGGTCGACCGGCCCGAGTTGGCCGACGACGAGCGGTTCGAGACGAACGCCGACCGCGTCGAGCACATGTCGGCGCTGGAGTCGGAGGTCGAAGAAGCGCTCGCGGCGAAGACCACGGCGGAGTGGATGGACGTCCTCGTCGAGGCGGGTATCCCTGCGGGTCCCGTCCAGTCGGTCGAGGAGGCGCTGTACAACGAACAGACCGAGGCTCGAGGCGTGGTCGGCGAGGTGTCGGACGACGACGGCGAGCGCACGATCCCGACGATCGAACACCCGCTGAACTTCCGCCACGCAGAGAGCGGCTTCCGCTCGCCGCCGCCGCGCCTGGGCGAACACAACCGCGAGGTCTTCTCGGAGGTCGGCTACTCCGAGGAGCGCCTGGACGAGCTCGAAGCGGCGGGCGCGTTCGGCGATCGGGAGGAGTGA
- a CDS encoding cytosine permease, with amino-acid sequence MATRDTESGWRTFVFGDEDLPDPDWPVDHVPKSERKGLVSISAVLLGFVFFAGTLWAGAEVGAAMGFVPMLTAMAVGYAILGVYVALLCAIAAKAGLTTVLLSRYTFGRTGAKWADLLLGGTQVGWFGVTIPLIAVPTATFLGVDTPMFVSALVVVWGVLHLATAYFGYEGMERLSYVAVPALVVVGLLSMGIAVADTGGIGGLVSQVGGGEMAFGAAVTIVVGTFISGGTQAPNWARFAANKRVAFWAGLVAFLVGNGFLFLSGAVGGAVYDVTPAGDLYAVLSAQGLAFVGLVALVFNIWTTNDNAAYAFGVAGSEAFDFDRKRPFVLAGGPSGSSSRWPVSTASSSPGWPRSGSTSRRSAASSSRTSSSCGD; translated from the coding sequence ATGGCAACACGAGATACGGAGTCCGGCTGGCGAACGTTCGTCTTCGGCGACGAGGACCTCCCCGATCCGGACTGGCCGGTCGACCACGTCCCGAAATCCGAGCGCAAGGGCCTGGTGAGCATCTCGGCGGTCCTCTTGGGGTTCGTCTTCTTCGCCGGCACGCTGTGGGCCGGTGCCGAAGTCGGGGCCGCGATGGGGTTCGTGCCGATGCTGACCGCCATGGCCGTCGGGTACGCCATCCTCGGCGTCTACGTCGCCCTCCTGTGTGCGATCGCGGCGAAAGCCGGACTGACCACCGTGTTGCTCTCTCGGTACACGTTCGGTCGCACCGGCGCGAAGTGGGCCGATCTCCTGCTCGGCGGAACGCAGGTCGGCTGGTTCGGCGTCACGATCCCCCTCATCGCCGTCCCGACCGCGACGTTCCTCGGCGTGGACACGCCGATGTTCGTCTCCGCGCTCGTCGTCGTCTGGGGCGTGCTCCACCTCGCGACGGCGTACTTCGGCTACGAGGGGATGGAGCGTCTCTCGTACGTCGCCGTCCCAGCGCTCGTCGTAGTGGGCCTCCTCTCGATGGGAATCGCCGTCGCCGACACCGGAGGCATCGGGGGTCTCGTATCACAGGTCGGCGGCGGTGAGATGGCGTTCGGCGCCGCCGTCACCATCGTGGTCGGGACGTTCATCAGCGGCGGGACGCAGGCCCCGAACTGGGCGCGGTTCGCCGCGAACAAGCGCGTCGCGTTCTGGGCCGGTCTCGTCGCGTTCCTCGTCGGCAACGGCTTCCTCTTCCTCTCGGGTGCCGTCGGCGGCGCGGTGTACGACGTGACGCCCGCGGGCGACCTCTACGCCGTCCTCTCCGCGCAGGGACTCGCGTTCGTCGGCCTCGTGGCGCTCGTGTTCAACATCTGGACGACGAACGACAACGCAGCCTACGCCTTCGGCGTCGCCGGGAGCGAGGCGTTCGACTTCGACCGCAAACGGCCGTTCGTTCTCGCCGGCGGGCCGTCGGGATCGTCCTCGCGTTGGCCGGTGTCGACAGCCTCCTCCTCCCCTGGCTGGCCACGCTCGGGCAGTACATCCCGCCGATCGGCGGCGTCATCATCGCGGACTTCGTCGTCGTGTGGGGACTGA
- a CDS encoding xanthine dehydrogenase family protein molybdopterin-binding subunit: protein MSRAEPQGDAGTAAESEGESYTGQPVKRVEDYDILTGRAEYIHDITPPGCLHMALVRSVHPHARIEAVDASRALDHPDCELVITGEDLKRDYNPMPSGLPGFEEWSLATEKVTYAGEPVAAVIASDRYAAEDIADRVQVSYDKLPAVADATDARADGTIIHEDVGTNVPDGERFEFGSPSEAFAEADHVIEGEYSWGRISGVALETAGVVAQYDTDADAFDIDCNIQLHTLVDDTVYDTLGYPPEKVRLNVPADVGGSYGTKIAIHRYCCLAAMASQYLDGTPVKFVEDRVENLQGGDMHSTERDYRVKLAVDDDGSIRGLDVWFVDDFGAYPRYPVNQVLKPLSVLTNAYHIEDVVYEYELALTNKTCQTAYRGFGVPAHLYALESIVDEAARELGMDPADFRRRNLISPEEMPYRLPSKNIYDSGDFPAAFDRIVDIVDENERVEGGLLDPAIVEQRREEGYIRAVSPSIHVEPGVSGSDWTDRQRTDRSTLADRDRDDVAELPEHLRGSVREDGSIEAFLAADSQGQGHRTIVAQLLADALDLTPDDVEVSYLDSVEAPTEYGTAASRMAVMLSGAADGLGAALKAQLRELGAREFDATVDDVVYRDGVVEHVETRERLTLADLAARDSDGEYTVASYDYQHPASVREEFDEVLTDKLPVYPTAAFAANAPIVEIDTQTGAVEILSFYTLRDCGTRLNPMIVDGQAMGGLAQGIGAALYEEFGYADDGQPQAITLFDYLLPSVKNMPDLELYHQETPSPYTVTGAKGTGEGGMIDGPASIASSINAALAEFDIVVDQIPATGHRVRRWLREAGVDPRGHDHDQEADR, encoded by the coding sequence ATGTCCCGAGCGGAACCCCAGGGCGACGCGGGCACCGCGGCGGAGTCCGAGGGCGAGTCGTACACCGGACAGCCGGTCAAGCGCGTCGAGGACTACGACATCCTCACGGGGCGCGCGGAGTACATCCACGACATCACCCCTCCGGGCTGTCTCCACATGGCGCTCGTCCGGAGCGTCCACCCCCACGCCCGGATCGAGGCGGTCGACGCCTCCCGCGCGCTCGACCACCCCGACTGCGAACTCGTTATCACCGGCGAGGACCTCAAGCGCGACTACAACCCGATGCCCTCGGGCCTGCCGGGGTTCGAGGAGTGGTCGCTCGCCACGGAGAAAGTCACCTACGCGGGCGAGCCCGTCGCGGCCGTGATCGCCTCCGACCGCTACGCCGCCGAGGACATCGCCGACCGCGTCCAGGTGTCGTACGACAAACTCCCGGCGGTCGCCGACGCGACGGACGCCCGCGCGGACGGGACGATCATCCACGAGGACGTCGGGACGAACGTTCCCGACGGCGAACGGTTCGAGTTCGGCTCCCCCTCGGAGGCGTTCGCCGAGGCCGACCACGTGATCGAAGGCGAGTACTCGTGGGGCCGGATCTCGGGCGTCGCCCTGGAGACGGCGGGCGTCGTCGCCCAGTACGACACCGACGCCGACGCGTTCGACATCGACTGCAACATCCAACTACACACGCTCGTCGACGACACCGTCTACGACACGCTCGGCTACCCGCCCGAGAAGGTCCGGCTGAACGTCCCGGCCGACGTCGGTGGCAGCTACGGCACGAAGATCGCCATCCACCGCTACTGCTGTCTGGCGGCGATGGCGTCGCAGTACCTCGACGGCACACCCGTAAAGTTCGTCGAGGACCGCGTCGAGAACCTCCAGGGCGGCGATATGCACTCGACCGAACGCGACTACAGAGTGAAGCTGGCGGTCGACGACGACGGCTCGATCCGAGGGCTGGACGTCTGGTTCGTCGACGACTTCGGTGCCTACCCGCGCTACCCGGTCAATCAGGTGCTCAAGCCGCTCTCGGTGCTCACGAACGCGTATCACATCGAGGACGTCGTCTACGAGTACGAACTGGCGCTGACGAACAAGACGTGCCAGACGGCGTACAGAGGGTTCGGCGTGCCCGCTCACCTCTACGCGCTGGAGTCGATCGTCGACGAAGCGGCCCGCGAACTGGGGATGGACCCCGCCGATTTCAGGCGGCGGAACCTCATCTCGCCCGAGGAGATGCCCTACCGCCTGCCCTCGAAGAACATCTACGACTCGGGTGATTTCCCCGCGGCGTTCGACCGGATCGTCGACATCGTCGACGAGAACGAGCGGGTCGAAGGGGGTCTGCTCGACCCCGCGATCGTCGAACAGCGCCGCGAGGAGGGGTACATCCGGGCGGTCTCCCCCTCGATCCACGTCGAACCGGGCGTGTCGGGGTCGGACTGGACCGACCGTCAGCGGACCGACCGCTCGACCCTCGCCGACCGCGACCGCGACGACGTGGCCGAACTCCCCGAACACCTTCGCGGGAGCGTCCGGGAGGACGGGTCGATCGAGGCGTTCCTGGCGGCGGACTCGCAGGGGCAGGGCCACCGGACCATCGTCGCGCAACTGCTCGCCGACGCGCTCGATCTCACCCCCGACGACGTCGAGGTGTCGTACCTCGACAGCGTCGAGGCACCGACGGAGTACGGCACCGCCGCCTCGCGGATGGCCGTGATGCTCTCCGGGGCGGCCGACGGACTCGGGGCGGCGCTGAAAGCCCAACTCCGCGAACTGGGCGCTCGGGAGTTCGACGCCACGGTGGACGACGTGGTCTACCGCGACGGGGTCGTCGAACACGTCGAGACGCGCGAGCGGCTCACGCTTGCCGACCTCGCCGCGCGTGATTCCGACGGCGAGTACACGGTCGCTTCCTATGACTACCAGCACCCCGCCTCGGTGCGCGAGGAGTTCGACGAGGTGCTCACGGACAAACTGCCGGTGTACCCGACGGCGGCGTTCGCGGCCAACGCGCCGATCGTCGAGATCGACACGCAGACCGGCGCGGTCGAGATCCTGTCGTTCTACACGCTCCGGGACTGCGGCACCAGACTCAACCCGATGATCGTCGACGGGCAGGCGATGGGCGGGCTCGCACAGGGGATCGGTGCCGCCCTGTACGAGGAGTTCGGCTACGCGGACGACGGCCAGCCCCAGGCCATCACGCTGTTCGACTACCTGCTTCCCTCGGTGAAGAACATGCCCGACCTCGAACTCTACCACCAGGAGACGCCCTCGCCGTACACGGTGACGGGGGCGAAAGGCACGGGAGAAGGCGGGATGATCGATGGCCCCGCCTCGATCGCCTCGTCGATCAACGCCGCGCTCGCGGAGTTCGACATCGTCGTCGACCAGATACCCGCCACCGGCCATCGGGTCCGGCGGTGGCTCCGCGAGGCCGGCGTCGACCCGCGGGGGCACGACCACGACCAGGAGGCGGACCGATGA
- a CDS encoding nucleobase:cation symporter-2 family protein, whose protein sequence is MTVSDTRESTDDSSASDIVEYDIDDKPPAGEAIPLGIQHLLAMFLSTVALPIVIAGAIGVGQADTTFLLQMALLVAGLATIVQAYPIGPVGARLPVVMGTSAIFVAPLIDVGTQFGLAAIFGAVILAAPIEIALGYFIDDIRGLFPPLVTGIVVMLVGLTLIPVAMDYAAGGPGAPTYGNAANVGLAALVFLVALGINQFFDGFLRMTSVLVAVVVGYLAAIPLGLLDLSGVASAAWVSVPVPLRYGVEFHPSAVVVVAFAYVITAIETIGDVSGTTESVGRDATSDELKGGLVADGVMSAVAGVFGAFPNTSFSQNVGLISFTGVASRYVVAICGVFLVVLGFVPKVAAAVAAMPNPVLGGAAIVLFGMIFSVGVRILARGARLTQRNLTIIATSIVLGVGVEVRPDVLSSLPEDLRLLAGSGLIAGGVTALVLNVVLPSDGESVSAVAAVGAEESADD, encoded by the coding sequence ATGACAGTCAGTGATACCCGTGAATCGACGGACGACTCGTCGGCGAGCGATATCGTCGAGTACGACATCGACGACAAGCCGCCGGCGGGCGAGGCGATCCCGCTCGGCATCCAGCACTTGCTGGCGATGTTCCTCTCGACGGTTGCGCTCCCGATCGTCATCGCGGGCGCGATCGGTGTCGGACAGGCGGACACGACGTTCTTGCTCCAGATGGCGCTTCTCGTCGCCGGACTCGCGACGATCGTCCAGGCGTACCCGATCGGGCCGGTCGGTGCCCGTCTTCCGGTCGTCATGGGGACGAGTGCCATCTTCGTCGCGCCGCTGATCGACGTGGGGACCCAGTTCGGTCTCGCGGCGATCTTCGGCGCGGTGATCCTCGCCGCCCCGATCGAGATCGCTCTGGGCTACTTTATCGACGACATCCGAGGACTGTTCCCCCCGCTGGTGACGGGGATCGTCGTGATGCTGGTCGGACTCACCCTCATCCCGGTCGCGATGGACTACGCCGCCGGTGGCCCGGGCGCGCCGACGTACGGCAACGCCGCGAACGTCGGCCTCGCGGCGCTGGTGTTCCTCGTCGCCCTCGGCATCAACCAGTTCTTCGACGGCTTCCTGCGGATGACGAGTGTGCTCGTCGCGGTCGTCGTCGGCTACCTCGCGGCGATCCCCCTCGGACTCCTCGATCTGAGTGGCGTGGCGAGCGCGGCCTGGGTGTCGGTTCCCGTTCCGTTGCGGTACGGCGTCGAGTTCCACCCGAGTGCGGTCGTTGTCGTCGCCTTCGCGTACGTCATCACGGCCATCGAGACGATCGGCGACGTCTCGGGGACGACCGAATCGGTCGGGCGGGACGCGACGAGTGACGAGCTGAAGGGTGGTCTCGTCGCCGACGGCGTCATGAGCGCCGTCGCCGGCGTCTTCGGCGCGTTCCCGAACACGTCGTTCTCGCAGAACGTCGGCCTCATCTCCTTTACCGGAGTGGCGAGCCGGTACGTCGTCGCCATCTGCGGCGTCTTCCTGGTCGTCCTCGGGTTCGTCCCCAAGGTCGCCGCCGCCGTCGCCGCGATGCCGAACCCCGTGCTCGGCGGTGCCGCGATCGTCCTCTTCGGTATGATCTTCTCCGTCGGTGTCCGCATCCTCGCCCGGGGCGCACGGCTCACCCAGCGGAACCTGACGATCATCGCCACGTCGATCGTTCTCGGGGTGGGCGTCGAGGTTCGACCCGACGTCCTGTCGAGTCTGCCGGAGGATCTCCGGTTGCTCGCGGGGTCGGGGCTGATCGCCGGGGGCGTGACCGCGCTCGTCTTGAACGTCGTGTTGCCGTCCGACGGGGAGTCGGTCTCCGCGGTCGCGGCCGTCGGGGCCGAAGAGAGCGCGGACGACTGA